The following proteins are co-located in the Colletotrichum lupini chromosome 4, complete sequence genome:
- a CDS encoding NACHT and WD domain-containing protein translates to MPKIVGTSFRNPFKSKSKSSGDSTPNHGHRQTQRVDTLSQQEILSLPSRQSTLVQSTTVASESKPLESTSSHEYVPYRAESGTASGSDAGSVGLSVIYSPDHGHKADIVFVHGLGGTSRHTWSKHKNPELFWPLTFLPLEPDICLARILTFGYNANFRKAGNISRSILDFAKDLLFDMRFSEDGQKNDLRMGDVPLIFVVHSMGGLIVKEAYIQGQNDPDYQAIIKSISAITFLATPHRGTNLAEILNKILQSTFVNNSKQYISELSNNSFMLQKLNEQFRHIAPKLDIVSFYETQSTSIGVKNLRVMVLEKESSVLGYPGETSKALDADHHGICKYESPRDPNYVTVRNVLKSLISKILSSNRSKESPLLNRRKSLDVKSYLGVMELPDVDFIFFQDQWAEGTGQWIFEENLFSEWLQAIDSGPHLLWLNGGAGTGKSVLSSFLINTLADKGLNCQYFFIRSGDQKKKTLSLLLRTIAYQIAQAFPVFSDKVLQLVDHAIDFSTADPNTIWERIFKSLLFKMRDLPPLYWIVDGLDEADSSRAIIRQFSGIKSSYVPIRILLVSRDTLEIATAIQRVSNTLMVGKIRMEGHLEDLRCYIRQELSMPGSIEYRESISNRIVDGSQNIFLWVRFVIDKLNSCHTNEDVELVLHELPSGMEALYDRMAAKIANSLSSRDRKLSFSVLQRVSCSFRLLTVAELSESLPEDTSQILDIQRSIVGLCAGFTVIDNGANVSMIHETAREYLLNAEGVLSIDRAAAHEQMFLSCIRNLMDPSLRTKLRRKQKLVFLDYATNWWSFHLAFTSMESHLVIQELQKFLRGSAVLTWIEILAINKQLRQLVQASKNLLRYCGQLEESRINPLITDLFKSWAMDFVKIVGKFGALLQRDSESIYRMIPPFCPQGSSIFQQFGKSESMSLAVSGLSSVEWDDLLARLSTGIGTYTASISAAGAQIAILTSPGNVFLYDSSTFEESSSSPFKHNEPVYRTALNTSGTLLASYGYRTTKVWHIPTGKCLVSVSNDESRSRPLALLFIDTDATLLIGTDDRRVRSLDISEFTTTWKLIATLDEPELEGHLLNSASHMAFNPDASLISVAYRGHPVAAWDLHGHLHIGHCWKPGREHMSYGEVIDACWHPHYPELWGLYLEGVVFRWRPYEDKVEEFRVTGVSRFELSKDGNLFATGDVHGTVKVYTTSHFKLIYQLASQDPVLGLTFSPDSRRIYDIRGYYGNSWEPNVLMRYAEQVHKGADSDSETDSLQLFTASANACHWIDSVTALATSPTGRRYCFGTEKGMIELHDIHLGKLRNYQASKSYLSIEAMCWSSDGKYLAFSDSSKTVFVVSLPSSEDRDVSLEPSIQLAMASTTAGHICQLLFKETSDLLLVYTDCRAYIICISSRDIIHSFVPETSGCRWIIHPHDPNLVIGFGPGIVHVLDWNLDVIHIIAFNNLRPSNEGFAQGANSSPTGRFVIDRVLVTQDKKHIMCQQSAAEKNSRERSFLAFPTSAFPTSFNSATQQQERAPAFVSALELPGELVLDTSIILCFLTKDRLIVLSKSFSVRSVHISFDFDIPSSGNADNSGSIVFAEEEPKTSGCPKMKALVVKNVAELFSFPGDWISRECLASCSVWLEEKSLLCPRNGEVAVVKCSALN, encoded by the exons ATGCCAAAGATAGTAGGCACCTCA TTCCGAAATCCGTTCAAATCGAAGTCAAAATCCTCAGGAGATTCAACGCCAAACCATGGGCATCGACAGACCCAGAGAGTCGATACCTTGTCACAGCAAGAGATCCTCAGCCTCCCTTCACGCCAGTCAACGCTTGTTCAATCCACAACCGTCGCATCCGAATCAAAGCCTCTCGAAAGCACCTCAAGCCATGAATACGTGCCATATCGcgcagaatcgggcactGCTTCTGGATCTGATGCTGGATCCGTTGGATTAAGCGTCATTTACAGTCCAGACCATGGGCATAAGGCAGATATTGTCTTTGTGCATGGCCTTGGGGGGACGAGCCGGCATACTTGGTCGAAGCACAAGAATCCAGAACTTTTTTGGCCCTTGACATTCTTGCCCCTGGAGCCTGATATTTGCCTAGCCCGGATTCTCACATTTGGTTATAATGCCAATTTTCGCAAGGCAGGAAACATTAGCCGATCTATCCTCGATTTTGCCAAGGACCTTTTGTTCGATATGAGATTCTCCGAAGACGGGCAGAAGAACGATCTCAGAATGGGCGAC GTTCCCTTGATTTTTGTAGTCCATAGTATGGGTGGCCTCATTGTCAAGGAG GCCTACATACAGGGACAAAACGACCCTGATTATCAAGCTATCATCAAGTCAATCTCAGCGATCACATTCCTTGCAACTCCTCATCGCGGTACCAACTTGGCTGAGATCCTTAACAAAATACTGCAGTCAACCTTTGTCAATAACTCGAAACAGTACATATCCGAACTGTCCAATAACTCGTTCATGTTGCAAAAGCTCAACGAGCAATTTCGTCATATCGCACCAAAACTAGACATAGTGTCCTTCTATGAGACCCAATCTACCTCAATCGGCGTCAAGAACCTTCGTGTT ATGGTTCTAGAAAAGGAATCCTCTGTATTAGGATACCCGGGAGAAACTTCGAAAGCCTTGGATGCTGATCATCATGGGATTTGCAAATATGAAAGTCCTCGAGATCCCAACTACGTTACCGTCAGAAATGTCTTGAAGTCTCTCATTAGTAAAATCCTTTCATCCAATCGATCAAAAGAGTCACCTTTGCTTAACCGGAGGAAATCGCTCGATGTCAAGTCTTACCTCGGTGTCATGGAGTTACCGGACGTCGACTTCATCTTTTTTCAAGATCAGTGGGCCGAAGGAACAGGACAATGGATTTTCGAGGAGAATCTCTTTTCAGAATGGCTACAAGCAATTGACTCCGGCCCGCATCTGCTGTGGTTAAATGGCGGTGCCGGGACAGGAAAGTCGGTTCTTTCTTCATTCCTTATCAACACACTGGCTGATAAAGGTCTTAATTGCCAATACTTCTTCATAAGGTCTGGAGACCAAAAGAAAAAAACCCTCAGCCTACTGCTACGGACTATCGCATACCAAATAGCGCAAGCATTTCCGGTGTTTTCTGATAAGGTACTCCAGCTTGTGGACCACGCCATTGACTTTAGCACTGCGGATCCGAATACCATTTGGGAGCGCATCTTCAAATCTTTGCTTTTCAAGATGAGAGATCTTCCCCCATTATACTGGATTGTGGATGGCCTCGATGAAGCGGATAGTTCTAGAGCAATTATACGACAATTTTCCGGTATCAAGTCATCATACGTACCGATACGCATTCTCCTCGTCAGTAGGGACACGTTAGAGATTGCGACAGCCATACAGAGAGTGTCAAATACCCTGATGGTCGGAAAGATACGAATGGAAGGTCATCTCGAAGACTTGAGATGTTACATTCGTCAAGAACTTAGTATGCCAGGCAGCATTGAGTACAGGGAGAGCATCTCCAACAGAATTGTAGATGGGTCTCAAAACATCTTCCTC TGGGTGCGATTTGTTATCGACAAACTCAACTCATGCCATACAAACGAGGATGTTGAACTCGTTCTTCATGAACTGCCTTCGGGCATGGAGGCACTCTACGATCGAATGGCGGCGAAGATAGCAAACAGTCTATCCTCAAGAGACCGCAAACTGTCATTTAGTGTATTGCAACGCGTATCATGCTCGTTTCGACTTCTGACAGTCGCCGAACTATCAGAGTCCTTGCCCGAGGATACGTCACAAATCCTCGACATACAACGTTCCATCGTGGGTCTTTGTGCTGGGTTTACCGTGATTGATAACGGGGCAAATGTGTCCATGATTCATGAGACAGCAAGAGAGTACCTACTGAATGCAGAGGGTGTGTTATCTATCGATCGCGCCGCTGCACACGAGCAGATGTTCTTGAGCTGTATCCGGAACTTGATGGATCCGAGTCTGCGAACAAAGTTGCGAAGGAAACAGAAGCTCGTATTCTTGGACTATGCCACAAATTGGTGGTCTTTTCATCTCGCTTTCACCTCCATGGAATCACATCTCGTCATACAGGAGCTACAAAAATTCCTACGTGGGTCGGCAGTTTTGACATGGATCGAAATCCTAGCTATCAACAAACAGCTCCGACAACTTGTCCAGGCATCAAAGAACCTTCTGAGATACTGCGGTCAACTCGAAGAGTCCAGAATAAATCCTCTGATCACAGATCTGTTCAAAAGCTGGGCCATGGACTTCGTCAAGATCGTAGGAAAATTCGGAGCCCTCTTACAGAGAGACTCGGAATCCATCTACAGAATGATCCCTCCTTTCTGTCCTCAAGGTTCATCAATTTTTCAGCAATTCGGCAAGTCTGAAAGCATGTCTCTTGCGGTCTCCGGATTATCCTCTGTTGAGTGGGATGACTTGCTTGCTCGACTCTCTACTGGTATTGGAACATACACTGCATCTATCTCGGCTGCTGGAGCTCAGATCGCCATTCTTACGTCGCCAGGGAATGTTTTCTTGTATGACTCTTCAACTTTTGAGGAAAGCTCTTCAAGCCCATTTAAGCACAATGAGCCTGTGTATAGAACTGCCTTGAATACTTCGGGGACATTGCTAGCTTCCTATGGTTACCGCACAACAAAGGTCTGGCATATTCCAACAGGCAAATGCCTAGTATCTGTCAGCAACGACGAGTCAAGATCGAGGCCACTCGCGTTGCTCTTTATCGACACTGATGCCACTCTTTTGATAGGCACAGATGACAGAAGAGTGCGGTCTCTCGATATTTCAGAGTTCACGACAACTTGGAAATTGATCGCTACGCTTGATGAACCCGAGCTTGAGGGTCATCTGTTGAATTCTGCCAGCCATATGGCGTTCAACCCAGATGCGAGCCTCATATCCGTTGCCTACAGGGGTCACCCAGTCGCAGCTTGGGACCTTCATGGCCATCTTCACATTGGACACTGCTGGAAACCAGGCCGAGAACATATGTCATATGGTGAGGTCATTGATGCCTGTTGGCACCCCCACTATCCAGAACTGTGGGGACTTTACCTGGAAGGGGTGGTTTTCAGATGGCGACCCTACGAGGATAAGGTCGAAGAGTTCCGCGTCACTGGAGTGTCCAGATTTGAACTCAGCAAAGATGGCAATTTGTTTGCGACTGGGGATGTACATGGAACAGTAAAAGTGTACACCACGTCGCATTTCAAGTTGATATACCAGCTCGCGTCGCAAGATCCTGTACTTGGGCTCACGTTCAGCCCCGATTCGCGTCGGATTTACGACATAAGAGGTTATTACGGCAATTCCTGGGAACCTAACGTTCTCATGCGATATGCAGAGCAAGTCCACAAAGGCGCCGATAGCGACAGTGAAACAGATAGCCTTCAGCTTTTCACTGCTTCGGCAAATGCTTGTCATTGGATAGACTCTGTTACAGCTCTTGCAACTTCACCAACCGGACGAAGATACTGCTTCGGAACGGAGAAGGGAATGATTGAATTGCATGACATACATCTCGGAAAGCTTCGCAACTATCAAGCTTCGAAAAGCTACCTCAGTATAGAGGCAATGTGTTGGAGCAGTGACGGAAAGTATCTGGCTTTCTCCGACTCCAGCAAGACTGTCTTTGTAGTTTCGCTGCCCTCTTCCGAAGATCGCGATGTGTCCCTTGAACCGAGCATTCAACTAGCGATGGCAAGCACTACAGCTGGGCATATATGCCAGCTCCTGTTCAAGGAGACCTCGGATCTTCTGCTCGTATACACGGATTGTAGGGCCTACATCATTTGCATCTCATCTAGGGACATCATTCATTCTTTTGTCCCGGAGACGAGCGGCTGTAGGTGGATTATTCACCCCCATGACCCAAACCTTGTCATCGGTTTCGGGCCTGGCATAGTTCATGTCCTTGACTGGAATTTGGATGTAATTCATATCATCGCCTTCAACAACCTTCGGCCGAGCAATGAAGGATTTGCTCAAGGCGCAAACTCTTCTCCAACAGGTAGATTTGTCATTGATCGGGTCCTCGTAACTCAAGACAAAAAGCATATTATGTGCCAGCAGTCAGCAGCAGAGAAGAATTCGAGAGAGAGATCTTTCCTTGCTTTCCCAACTTCTGCATTTCCAACATCATTCAATTCTGCCACTCAACAACAGGAGCGAGCCCCGGCGTTCGTTTCTGCGCTAGAGCTACCCGGTGAACTGGTGTTGGACACATCTATCATACTCTGTTTTCTGACCAAAGACCGTCTCATTGTTCTTTCAAAATCCTTCTCGGTCCGTTCGGTACATATTTCTTTTGATTTCGACATACCTTCTTCTGGCAACGCAGATAATTCAGGGAGCATTGTTTTTGCTGAAGAGGAACCAAAAACCTCGGGGTGCCCAAAGATGAAGGCCCTAGTGGTGAAGAACGTAGCAGAATTATTCTCATTTCCAGGAGACTGGATCAGTCGAGAGTGCTTAGCGTCATGCTCGGTATGGCTAGAAGAAAAGTCGCTTCTATGCCCAAGAAATGGGGAGGTTGCGGTTGTCAAATGTTCTGCTTTGAACTGA